In the genome of Thermodesulfobacteriota bacterium, the window CACCGTCAAGGCCTCCTGGCCGGTGCCCGCAGCCGGTGCGGAGGATCTTTCCTCCATCCTTCCGGCTTCCGCCTAGAAACCCACCCTTACCAAGCATCCTGGGCAAGGCGCTACGTCTTGCTCCAGAAAAATGGCAGGTCTCCTTCGCTTGACCCGCCCTTCGCCGGGTGGATGTAGGGGCGACGCAGGGTCGCCCCTATGGCTCTCGGACGGGACCTCACGTGAAGCACGCGCTGCGCAGCTGCTGGGCGTGCCCTATGGCCCGGTCCACGTCGTGATAGAGGCTCTGGCACTCCCGCTCGAAGCCCCGGTCCCGGTCGCAGTAGCGGTCGCGCGCGGCAATGCCGTGGAGCTCCTCGACCATCGAGCTCAGGTCGCGACCGCAGCTCGCGTTTTCGTGGATGAACTCGCGGCCGAAGGGCTCGAGTTCGTCGGCGAGGGCGTGGAACTTCGTGCGGAAGGTCTCGTCGGAGGACTTCTCCGCGAGGCTTCGAAACTCGTGCTGGAAGTCGCTGACTTCCCAACTCTCCATTCTCTTGGTCACCATGGTGGCCCTCCTTCCCCCCGACTGCGCTCCGGCTCGGCCGGAGGATGACCCGGTACGGTCCAACCATAACCATTCCAGTCGGTGAAAGCCCCTCCCCCCGAAAACGCTCCGCCCTGTGGCGAGGACCCCGTTCGCCTGGCCGGGGCATCCGGGCGTGCTACACTCCAGCGATCCGGCGGGAAGACCCGAGCCGCTTCCAACCCGGGAGGAGTCCACGTTCCATGACCGATAGCGGCAAGCGGCGCCTGCGGCGCGCGGTGGTAGCCGTAAAGCAGGTGCCCGACACGACCCAGGTGAAGGTGAACCCCGAGACCGGCACCCTGATCCGGGAAGGCGTCCCCTTCATCGTCAACCCCTTCGATGCCCACGCCCTGGAGGAAGCGCTGCGGCTCCGGGACCGGTGGGAGTGCGAGGTGGTGGCGGTCACCATGGGGCCCCCCAACTCGGTGCTGGCGCTGCGCCGCTGCCTCGCCCTGGGGGCCGACCGGGCCGTGCTCGTCTCCGACCGGGCCTTCGGGGGGGCCGACACCCTGGCCACGAGCCTCGTGCTGGCCGCCGCGGTGCGGCGGGTAGCTGCGGAGTGGGGCCGGGTGGATCTGGTGCTGTGCGGCAAGCAGACCATCGACGGCGACACCGCCCAGGTCGGGCCCGGGCTCGCCACCCGCCTGGGATGGAGTCAGCTCACCCTCGTGGACCGGTTCCTGGAGGTCTCTTCCGAGACCGGGACGCTCACCGTGCGCCGCAAACTCGAAGGCCGCCGGGAGGTAGTGCGGGCCCCCCTGCCCGCGGTGGTCACCGTGGTGCGCGAGATCAACCAGCCCCGCTACCCCACGGTGCCCCGGCGCCTGGAGGCCGAAGAGGCGGAGATCTTCGTGTGGGACAACGGCGTGCTGGGCCTTTCCCCCGCCCGGGTGGGGCTCAAGGGCTCGCCCACCAGCGTCAAGCGCATCTTCGCTCCAGAGAGGCGCCTGGGGGAGATCGTTGGGGATGGGGAGGCGGACCCCGAGGGTGCCGTCCAGGAGCTCATCCGCAGGCTCATCGAGCGCGACGTGATCGCGGTGTAGCCCCCTCTGCCGAGGGAGGAGACCCCAGGCCATGGCGGAGCAGAAGGACAGGGGCAAGCTCAAGAAGCCCCGGGGAAAGTCGAGGCTCCTGGCGGGCAAGTGCATCGCCTGCGGGCGGTGCGCCCCCGAGTGCCCCGTGGAGGCGATTACCTACGACGCCGCGGGGGAGCCGGTCATCGACCTGGAGAAGTGCATCGGGTGCCGCAAGTGCGTCAAGATCTGCCCGGTGGAAGCCCTCGAGATGTTCTACACGGAGGAGGAACAGCGGACCATTGAGGAGCTCAAGCGCCGTGGCGAGTGGAAGGAGGAGAGACCCACCGAGGAGGAAGCAGCCAGGGCCGACCCGAGCTACCGCGGGGTGTGGGTGTTCGTGGAGCAGCAGGACGGCGCGGCCGCGGCGGTGAGCTGGGAGCTCCTGGGGGCGGGACAGGGCCTGGCCCGGGACCTGGGGGTGGGGCTCGCGGCCTTCGTCCTGGGGGAGGGGGTCGAGCACCTGGCCCAGGAGGCCTTCGCCTACGGCGCCGAGCGGGTCTACGTGGTGGACGACCCGGTGCTGCGGCACTACCGCACCCAGCCCTATCTCAAGGCCGCCCTGGACCTCATCCGGAAGCAAAAACCCGAGGTGGTGCTCATGGGCGCCACGGGCCTGGGGAGGGACCTGGCCGGGGCCGTGGCCACGGCTCTGGAGACCGGGCTTACCGCCGACTGCACCGAGCTCTCCGTGGAGGCCGAGCGCCGGCTCCTGGAGCAGACCCGCCCCGCCTTCGGCGGCAACATCATGGCCACGATCCTGAACCTGACCCACCGGCCCCAGATGGCCTCGGTGCGGCCCCACGTGATGCGCCGCCCCGAGCGCCGGGAGGGCGCGCGGGGGGAGATAATCCGGCAGCCCCTGGGCCTGGAGGAAGCCGCCGTGCAGGCCAAGGTCCTGGAGGTGCTGCGCGACGAGCACGGGAC includes:
- a CDS encoding electron transfer flavoprotein subunit beta/FixA family protein, translating into MTDSGKRRLRRAVVAVKQVPDTTQVKVNPETGTLIREGVPFIVNPFDAHALEEALRLRDRWECEVVAVTMGPPNSVLALRRCLALGADRAVLVSDRAFGGADTLATSLVLAAAVRRVAAEWGRVDLVLCGKQTIDGDTAQVGPGLATRLGWSQLTLVDRFLEVSSETGTLTVRRKLEGRREVVRAPLPAVVTVVREINQPRYPTVPRRLEAEEAEIFVWDNGVLGLSPARVGLKGSPTSVKRIFAPERRLGEIVGDGEADPEGAVQELIRRLIERDVIAV
- a CDS encoding FAD-binding protein, with translation MAEQKDRGKLKKPRGKSRLLAGKCIACGRCAPECPVEAITYDAAGEPVIDLEKCIGCRKCVKICPVEALEMFYTEEEQRTIEELKRRGEWKEERPTEEEAARADPSYRGVWVFVEQQDGAAAAVSWELLGAGQGLARDLGVGLAAFVLGEGVEHLAQEAFAYGAERVYVVDDPVLRHYRTQPYLKAALDLIRKQKPEVVLMGATGLGRDLAGAVATALETGLTADCTELSVEAERRLLEQTRPAFGGNIMATILNLTHRPQMASVRPHVMRRPERREGARGEIIRQPLGLEEAAVQAKVLEVLRDEHGTGHVDIAGAEVLVSGGRGMQGAENFRLLEELAEVLGGTVSGSRSAVDAGWIPYERQVGQTGKTVRPKIYVACGISGAIQHLVGMQDADLVIAINRDRDAPIFEVAHYGIVGDLFEVVPALTRRLREVARGA